In Luteitalea sp. TBR-22, one genomic interval encodes:
- a CDS encoding HAD-IC family P-type ATPase: protein MHGLSTTDATQRLERFGPNALPETAGPPVWLRFARQFDSPLIFILLFALAFDLGLWAYEGRHGWPVEATAIGLILLFNAGLGLYQERRSEAALARLKALSAAQAWVLRDGTLVHLPTQAIVPGDWVRLEAGDRVCADGSLRDAHGVLLDESILTGESVPVDRGTGDEAFSGTLLVRGRSFLEVTRTGAASAMGRLATMLGDIAATRTPLERRVDALGRRIAHAVLALAAVLGLLGVAAEGLAHAPQMIVFAVALAVAAVPEGLPAVLTVALALGVERMARQRAVVRRLAAVEALGSVTVIATDKTGTLTESRMDVHALDAVDARRALMAIVLANEADAATGAGDPLDLGLLRHAEAQGVDVTSLRREHPVVSERPFDSAWKFSRVTVREGDHLASYVKGAPEVLLGRCALSTGNHAAWSARADAYAHEGFRVVAVAWGPGDVESDLSWLGLVTFWDPPRPEVPSAVGTAIAAGIRVVMITGDHPSTALAVARQVGIPAGSALTGAELLARAGGAQDLPADTHVFARIRPEQKLELVEALQASGHVVAMTGDGVNDAPALKRSDVGVAMGQRGSDVSREVADLVLLDDNFATIVGAIEEGRGIYENIQKFLRFLFSTNLSEVLLVTAGALMAFASGMRDAAGALVLPLTAAQILWINLLTDGLPALALALDRTPGVMQQAPRPADAPLLDRGSVRFVVAVGTMKALLAFSCLVALPRLGYGTEVTRAAAFHFMAIGQLLLTYPARHTSLRPLPNPWLHAAVAGGVAVQVLAASVPVVSTMLGDASLPLELWAAVGAGALVAWALAEAIARVVWREPRAGGV, encoded by the coding sequence ATGCACGGTCTCTCGACGACTGACGCAACGCAACGCCTGGAGCGCTTCGGGCCGAACGCCCTGCCGGAGACCGCGGGTCCACCGGTGTGGCTGCGGTTCGCTCGGCAGTTCGACAGCCCGCTCATCTTCATCCTGCTGTTCGCGCTCGCGTTCGACCTCGGCCTGTGGGCCTACGAAGGTCGGCATGGCTGGCCGGTCGAGGCCACGGCCATCGGTCTCATCCTCCTGTTCAACGCCGGCCTCGGCCTGTATCAGGAGCGACGATCGGAGGCGGCGCTGGCGCGCCTGAAGGCGCTATCGGCCGCGCAGGCCTGGGTGCTGCGCGACGGCACGCTGGTGCACCTGCCGACGCAGGCGATCGTGCCCGGCGACTGGGTGCGCCTCGAGGCAGGCGACCGCGTGTGCGCCGACGGCTCGCTGCGCGACGCGCACGGCGTGCTGCTCGACGAGTCCATCCTGACCGGTGAGTCGGTGCCGGTGGACCGCGGCACCGGTGACGAGGCCTTCAGCGGCACCCTGCTCGTGCGGGGCCGTTCCTTCCTGGAGGTGACGCGCACCGGCGCGGCGAGCGCCATGGGACGGCTGGCGACCATGCTCGGCGACATCGCTGCCACCCGCACGCCGCTCGAGCGGCGCGTCGACGCGTTGGGCCGGCGCATCGCCCACGCCGTGCTCGCCCTGGCCGCCGTGCTCGGCCTGCTCGGCGTGGCCGCCGAGGGACTCGCTCACGCCCCCCAGATGATCGTCTTCGCCGTGGCGCTCGCGGTGGCGGCGGTGCCCGAGGGCCTGCCGGCGGTGCTGACCGTGGCCCTGGCGCTGGGCGTCGAGCGGATGGCACGGCAGCGAGCGGTGGTACGCCGCCTGGCCGCGGTCGAGGCGCTCGGTTCGGTGACGGTGATCGCCACCGACAAGACCGGCACGCTGACCGAGAGCCGCATGGACGTGCACGCGCTCGACGCCGTCGACGCGCGACGCGCGCTGATGGCGATCGTGCTCGCCAACGAGGCCGACGCCGCGACGGGCGCCGGCGATCCCCTCGACCTCGGCCTGTTGCGGCATGCCGAGGCCCAGGGAGTCGACGTGACGTCACTGCGGCGCGAGCATCCGGTGGTGTCCGAGCGGCCCTTCGACAGCGCGTGGAAGTTCTCGCGCGTCACGGTGCGCGAGGGCGATCACCTGGCCAGCTACGTCAAGGGCGCGCCGGAGGTGCTGCTGGGTCGATGCGCCCTGTCCACCGGGAATCATGCGGCGTGGAGCGCCAGGGCCGACGCCTACGCCCACGAGGGCTTCCGTGTCGTCGCCGTCGCCTGGGGGCCGGGCGACGTCGAGTCGGACCTGTCCTGGCTCGGCCTGGTGACGTTCTGGGATCCGCCGCGCCCCGAGGTGCCCTCGGCGGTCGGCACCGCAATCGCGGCCGGCATCCGCGTCGTGATGATCACCGGCGACCATCCGTCCACCGCGCTGGCCGTCGCACGGCAGGTCGGCATCCCGGCCGGGTCCGCCCTCACCGGGGCGGAGCTCCTGGCACGAGCGGGCGGTGCGCAGGACCTGCCGGCCGACACCCATGTCTTCGCGCGCATCCGCCCGGAGCAGAAGCTGGAGCTCGTGGAGGCGCTGCAGGCGAGCGGGCACGTGGTCGCGATGACCGGCGACGGGGTCAACGACGCGCCGGCGCTGAAGCGCTCGGACGTCGGCGTGGCGATGGGGCAGCGCGGCTCCGACGTCAGCCGGGAGGTCGCCGACCTCGTGCTGCTCGACGACAACTTCGCCACCATCGTCGGCGCCATCGAGGAAGGGCGCGGCATCTACGAGAACATCCAGAAGTTCCTGCGCTTCCTGTTCTCGACCAACCTGTCCGAGGTGCTGCTGGTGACGGCGGGCGCGCTGATGGCGTTCGCATCGGGCATGCGCGACGCGGCCGGCGCGCTGGTGTTGCCGCTGACGGCGGCGCAGATCCTCTGGATCAACCTGCTGACCGACGGCCTGCCCGCCCTCGCGCTGGCGCTGGACCGCACCCCCGGCGTCATGCAGCAGGCGCCGCGGCCCGCCGATGCGCCCCTGCTCGATCGTGGCTCGGTGCGCTTCGTCGTCGCGGTGGGCACCATGAAGGCCTTGCTGGCGTTCTCGTGCCTGGTCGCCCTCCCCCGACTCGGCTACGGCACCGAGGTGACGCGGGCCGCCGCCTTCCACTTCATGGCGATCGGTCAGCTCCTGCTGACGTACCCAGCCAGGCACACGTCGCTGCGCCCGCTGCCCAACCCGTGGCTCCACGCCGCGGTGGCGGGCGGCGTGGCCGTCCAGGTGCTGGCCGCGTCCGTGCCGGTGGTGTCGACGATGCTGGGCGACGCCTCGCTGCCGCTGGAGCTGTGGGCGGCGGTCGGCGCTGGGGCGCTGGTGGCGTGGGCGCTGGCCGAGGCCATCGCGCGCGTCGTGTGGCGCGAGCCGCGCGCCGGCGGCGTGTAG
- a CDS encoding serine hydrolase, whose product MARPWKRLETVLALIALAVGAVIAFVFGLHVYVTSTAETLHPDARRIPSTAAAAPASEWVSAAQRAQAAVRARIVSQNLPGVSVAVGTGRHVVWAEGFGWADLETRAVVSPDTRFRIGTASIPLTSAAAGLLIDRGSLTLDAPIQVYVPEYPKTTSPVTLRQVMGHVAGLRTDSGDEGPLFGQHCERPADALAHIGDPSPRVAPGSAYRYSRYGFILVSAAIETAAAQPFLRFMRDRVFEPLGMESTRPDPGDEHGAGQAVSYFPRYSADPRYGVDSMRSLDYSCYAGSSVFVSTPTDLVRFGLAINDGTLLKPETVTLLQTPLRLADGKDTGYGLGWDVETYTLGGAPVQVVGHDGDLLGGIVSTLLVWRERGLVVAVVSNTSYADTPAIARDVAEAFVR is encoded by the coding sequence GTGGCACGACCCTGGAAGCGTCTCGAAACCGTGCTGGCGCTGATCGCACTTGCGGTCGGCGCCGTCATCGCCTTCGTCTTCGGCCTGCACGTCTACGTCACCTCGACGGCCGAGACGCTTCATCCCGATGCCCGACGCATCCCGTCGACGGCCGCGGCCGCGCCTGCCTCCGAGTGGGTGAGCGCCGCCCAACGCGCGCAGGCCGCGGTGCGGGCGCGCATCGTCTCGCAGAACCTGCCGGGTGTGTCGGTGGCGGTCGGCACGGGCCGCCACGTGGTCTGGGCCGAGGGCTTCGGCTGGGCCGACCTCGAGACGCGGGCCGTCGTGTCCCCCGACACGCGCTTCCGGATCGGCACGGCCTCGATCCCGCTCACGTCCGCGGCGGCCGGCCTGCTGATCGACCGCGGCAGCCTGACGCTCGACGCGCCCATCCAGGTGTACGTGCCCGAGTATCCGAAGACGACGTCGCCCGTGACGCTGCGGCAGGTGATGGGCCATGTCGCGGGCCTGCGCACCGACAGCGGCGACGAGGGTCCACTCTTCGGCCAGCACTGCGAGCGGCCGGCCGACGCCCTCGCGCACATCGGCGATCCCTCACCGCGCGTCGCGCCCGGCAGCGCGTACCGCTACTCGCGCTACGGGTTCATCCTCGTCAGCGCAGCGATCGAGACGGCCGCGGCGCAGCCGTTCCTCCGGTTCATGCGCGATCGCGTCTTCGAGCCGCTCGGCATGGAGAGCACGCGTCCCGACCCCGGCGATGAACACGGCGCGGGCCAGGCAGTGTCGTACTTCCCTCGATACTCGGCCGACCCGCGCTACGGCGTCGACTCGATGCGATCGCTCGACTACTCCTGCTACGCGGGCTCGAGCGTGTTCGTGTCGACGCCGACGGACCTGGTGCGCTTCGGCCTCGCCATCAACGACGGCACGCTGCTGAAGCCGGAGACCGTGACCCTGTTGCAGACCCCGCTCCGCCTGGCCGACGGGAAGGACACCGGCTACGGACTGGGCTGGGACGTCGAGACCTACACCCTGGGTGGCGCGCCGGTGCAGGTCGTCGGCCACGACGGCGACCTGCTCGGCGGCATCGTGAGCACGCTGCTCGTGTGGCGCGAGCGGGGGCTGGTGGTGGCGGTGGTGTCGAACACGTCGTATGCCGACACGCCAGCGATTGCGCGCGACGTCGCCGAGGCGTTCGTCAGGTAG
- the greB gene encoding transcription elongation factor GreB, with amino-acid sequence MADEVKNYITPGGYKRLQDELARLWKEERPPVVNTVAWAAANGDRSENGDYIYGKKRLREIDRRIRYLSKSLDKAVVVDNAGKGLTQVRFGATVTIEYESGQARELTIVGVDEIDNGDARISWRAPLARALLGAKVGDVVTLRAPKGDERIEVVEVRYETLG; translated from the coding sequence ATGGCTGACGAGGTCAAGAACTACATCACTCCCGGCGGGTACAAGCGACTCCAGGACGAGCTGGCGCGCCTGTGGAAGGAAGAGCGCCCGCCGGTGGTGAACACCGTGGCCTGGGCGGCCGCCAACGGCGACCGCTCGGAGAACGGCGACTACATCTACGGCAAGAAGCGGTTGCGCGAGATCGATCGGCGCATCCGCTACCTGTCAAAGAGCCTGGACAAGGCCGTCGTGGTCGACAACGCCGGCAAGGGCCTGACGCAGGTGCGCTTCGGCGCGACGGTGACCATCGAGTACGAGTCCGGGCAGGCGCGCGAACTCACCATCGTCGGCGTCGACGAGATCGACAACGGCGACGCGCGGATCTCGTGGCGCGCACCGCTGGCGCGGGCGCTGCTCGGCGCGAAGGTGGGCGACGTCGTCACGTTGCGTGCGCCGAAGGGCGACGAGCGCATCGAGGTGGTCGAGGTGAGGTACGAGACGCTGGGGTAG
- a CDS encoding glycosyltransferase, which produces MRALLTTIGSRGDVQPLVALGVQLRRRGHQVRVCAPPDFGDWIAAHELAFTPVGPSVRAFAAARPMGAPPAPPAPEQVRQMAAGTVGTQFDALLPVAVDCDVIVAASALQVAARSVAEHVGVPYVFATYSATVLPSPHHPPPAVPGRRAAPGDVAAAWAEDAERMTTLFGQALDERRAGLGLPAVGDVRAHMFTDRPWLAADPVLGPWPGEAREVRQTGAWMLEDTQPLAPELVAFLDAGASPVYIGFGSTRAGGDAAGAIRALTASLGVRVVVSRGWFDDALADATTSCLPIGDVNVMALFRRVAAVVHHGGAGTTTAAARAGVPQVVVPHQYDQHYWAGRVAALGIGVAHPAGPPSATSLQDAVERALAPDVVGRAGALAPTIRLDGVEVAVEALERLVAGP; this is translated from the coding sequence ATGCGTGCTCTGTTGACGACGATCGGATCGCGAGGTGACGTGCAGCCGCTCGTGGCGCTCGGCGTGCAGTTACGCAGGCGCGGACACCAGGTGCGCGTGTGCGCACCGCCGGACTTCGGTGACTGGATCGCGGCGCACGAACTCGCGTTCACGCCCGTGGGGCCGTCGGTGCGAGCGTTTGCCGCCGCTCGGCCGATGGGCGCGCCGCCGGCGCCGCCGGCGCCGGAGCAGGTGAGACAGATGGCCGCCGGCACGGTCGGCACGCAGTTCGATGCCTTGCTCCCCGTCGCCGTGGACTGCGACGTCATCGTCGCGGCCAGCGCCCTGCAGGTGGCGGCCCGATCCGTGGCGGAGCACGTGGGCGTGCCGTACGTGTTCGCGACCTACTCGGCCACGGTCCTGCCATCGCCCCACCATCCCCCGCCAGCCGTGCCGGGCCGCAGGGCGGCACCCGGCGACGTGGCGGCCGCATGGGCCGAGGACGCCGAGCGGATGACGACGCTGTTCGGCCAGGCCCTCGACGAGCGTCGGGCCGGGCTCGGCCTGCCGGCGGTCGGCGACGTCCGCGCGCACATGTTCACGGACCGACCATGGCTCGCCGCCGACCCGGTGCTCGGACCCTGGCCGGGCGAGGCGCGCGAGGTGCGACAGACCGGCGCCTGGATGCTCGAGGACACGCAACCGCTCGCGCCGGAACTGGTGGCCTTCCTCGACGCCGGCGCGTCGCCCGTCTACATCGGCTTCGGCAGCACGCGCGCCGGCGGCGACGCGGCAGGCGCCATCCGCGCGCTCACCGCCTCGCTTGGGGTGCGCGTGGTCGTGTCGCGAGGCTGGTTCGACGACGCGCTCGCCGACGCGACGACGAGCTGCCTGCCGATCGGCGACGTCAACGTCATGGCGCTGTTTCGACGGGTCGCGGCGGTCGTCCACCACGGCGGCGCGGGGACGACAACGGCGGCGGCGCGAGCAGGAGTGCCGCAGGTGGTGGTGCCGCATCAGTACGACCAGCACTACTGGGCCGGCCGCGTCGCCGCGCTCGGGATCGGAGTCGCGCATCCGGCGGGGCCACCCAGCGCGACGTCGCTGCAGGACGCGGTCGAGCGCGCCCTGGCTCCGGACGTCGTCGGGCGCGCCGGCGCGCTGGCGCCGACAATCAGGCTCGACGGTGTGGAGGTCGCCGTCGAGGCTCTCGAGCGCCTCGTTGCCGGCCCGTAG
- a CDS encoding GNAT family N-acetyltransferase encodes MRHRLVLRRPRLQDEAELLRAHAATSLDVPTFLHLYQDGMSMPQYLDALAARERGEHLGVGQVPSTFLFAFVGRRVVGRVSLRHELTPALERVAGHIGYAVVPEFRRRGYATEMLRQALDLARMQLGLSRVLVTCDDDNIGSIRVIEKNGGVLENIIEGTELRAPKRRYWIDTPPAPRRRG; translated from the coding sequence ATGAGGCACCGCCTCGTACTGCGGCGGCCACGACTGCAGGACGAGGCGGAACTCCTGCGGGCGCACGCCGCCACGTCGCTCGACGTGCCGACCTTCCTGCACCTGTACCAGGACGGCATGTCGATGCCGCAGTACCTCGACGCGCTGGCTGCGCGGGAGCGCGGCGAGCACCTCGGCGTCGGCCAGGTGCCGTCGACGTTCCTCTTCGCCTTCGTCGGTCGTCGCGTCGTCGGCCGCGTCTCGCTACGACACGAGCTCACGCCAGCGCTCGAGCGGGTGGCCGGTCACATCGGCTATGCCGTCGTTCCGGAGTTCAGGCGTCGGGGCTACGCCACCGAGATGCTCCGGCAGGCGCTCGACCTCGCCCGGATGCAGCTCGGGCTCTCGCGCGTGCTCGTCACCTGCGACGACGACAACATCGGCTCGATCCGGGTGATCGAGAAGAACGGCGGCGTGCTCGAGAACATCATCGAGGGCACGGAGCTTCGCGCGCCCAAGCGTCGCTACTGGATCGACACGCCGCCCGCGCCGCGACGACGGGGCTAG
- a CDS encoding beta-propeller fold lactonase family protein, whose protein sequence is MSHTTPAFRLLRPLVAAGVALAATASVASAQVAGLSGTLVVTNKTPSTATIVDVGSGRTLATLPTGTNPHEIVLSPDGSLAVITDYGGERKTLTVIDVPGLKVARTIDLGEHRAPHGIVFLPGNRLVAVTCEQTRAVVVVDVVEGVVRHAIATDAGGSHMVGVTADGTRGYTGNMRDHTVTALDMTAKRAVRSYPVPEVPEAINVTPDGKEVWVGSNKTGQVSVLDPSTGAVTRAAEGLKWPYRMLFTPDGRQVIVPDPTLNEVRFIDRAARRVIGILPLPGAPQGVTITPDGRHVFQSLSAETRVAVIDPATRTVLGHLAVGGTPDGVAYTTRVVARP, encoded by the coding sequence ATGTCGCACACCACTCCCGCCTTCCGCCTCCTGCGGCCCCTCGTGGCAGCCGGCGTCGCGCTCGCTGCGACCGCCTCCGTCGCTTCGGCCCAGGTCGCCGGACTCTCGGGCACGCTCGTCGTCACCAACAAGACGCCCTCGACCGCCACCATCGTCGACGTCGGATCCGGGCGCACCCTGGCCACCTTGCCCACCGGCACCAACCCGCACGAGATCGTCCTGTCGCCCGACGGTTCGCTGGCCGTGATCACCGACTACGGTGGCGAGCGGAAGACACTCACGGTGATCGACGTGCCCGGGCTCAAGGTGGCGCGGACGATCGACCTCGGCGAGCATCGGGCCCCGCACGGCATCGTGTTCCTGCCGGGCAACCGCCTCGTCGCCGTCACCTGCGAACAGACGCGGGCCGTCGTCGTCGTCGACGTGGTCGAGGGCGTGGTGCGGCACGCCATCGCGACCGACGCCGGCGGTTCGCACATGGTCGGCGTGACCGCCGACGGCACGCGCGGCTACACGGGCAACATGCGTGACCACACCGTGACCGCCCTCGACATGACGGCGAAGCGCGCCGTGCGCAGCTATCCCGTTCCCGAGGTCCCCGAGGCGATCAACGTGACGCCCGACGGCAAGGAAGTGTGGGTAGGCAGCAACAAGACCGGCCAGGTGAGCGTGCTCGACCCGTCGACGGGCGCCGTGACCAGGGCCGCCGAGGGCCTGAAGTGGCCCTACCGGATGCTGTTCACGCCCGACGGTCGCCAGGTGATCGTCCCTGACCCGACGCTGAACGAGGTGCGCTTCATCGACCGCGCCGCGCGCCGCGTGATCGGCATCCTGCCGCTGCCTGGCGCGCCCCAGGGGGTCACGATCACGCCCGACGGCCGTCACGTGTTCCAGTCGCTCAGCGCCGAGACGCGCGTCGCCGTGATCGACCCCGCCACGCGCACGGTGCTCGGGCACCTCGCGGTGGGTGGCACGCCTGATGGCGTCGCCTACACGACGCGGGTCGTGGCGCGCCCCTGA